A single window of Vanessa tameamea isolate UH-Manoa-2023 chromosome 5, ilVanTame1 primary haplotype, whole genome shotgun sequence DNA harbors:
- the LOC113392497 gene encoding lipopolysaccharide-induced tumor necrosis factor-alpha factor-like, which produces MDATMENKMGLPPPYEQMPPHPAPPPSYYANAPSPPPPVTDNPRTLVVTSAPRTNTASIKMGPGPTGTVCPTCNKSIVTRVEYVSNNRTHIVSAALCVIAGCCCGCLVPYCIKSCKTANHYCPQCRAFIGTHVPS; this is translated from the exons ATGGACGCCACAA TGGAAAATAAAATGGGCCTACCACCACCGTACGAACAGATGCCACCTCATCCTGCGCCGCCGCCATCTTACTATGCAAACGCACCATCTCCGCCACCACCGGTCACAGATAACCCCCGCACACTTGTGGTTACATCTGCCCCCAGAACGAACACTGCTTCTATCAAAATGGGTCCAGGACCTACTGGTACAGTGTGCCCTACGTGCAATAAGTCAATAGTGACAAGGGTAGAATACGTATCGAACAATCGAACGCATATCGTATCTGCAGCTCTTTGTGTTATTGCCGG ATGCTGCTGTGGCTGCTTGGTTCCGTATTGCATCAAGTCCTGTAAAACAGCGAATCATTACTGTCCTCAATGCAGAGCCTTTATAGGCACCCACGTTCCTTCGTAA